A window of the Arachis duranensis cultivar V14167 chromosome 5, aradu.V14167.gnm2.J7QH, whole genome shotgun sequence genome harbors these coding sequences:
- the LOC107488751 gene encoding polygalacturonase At1g48100, protein MKRNRSFCQLFLLSFLVIVITIITFSIISVEARKNNHRQNMINKRLPKRHTRGRATSPSPSPSPSPPMSTNTFDIMSFGAKGNGISDDSQALVVAWRSACKVGGATVLVPSKLKFFLKPLTLQGPCMPDLTLQIDGTLVAPEEASSWPKSSLYQWINFKWLQNFTLKGSGTLDGQGSNWWTTSSSSEPYNYETQKSYSKHIPYMKPTAVRFYSSNHITVRDIRIINSPLCHLKFDNSKGIQVSNITISSPQNSPNTDGIHLQNTHDVQIQHSDIQTGDDCVSIQTGCSKVHVHHIMCGPGHGISVILTSHRGGEWNFPFLLCFLSDIIVEDISMKNTLYGARIKTWQGGNGMVKNVRFSRIQVYDVMYPIMIDQYYCDKHACKNETEAVVISGVKFKQISGTYGVQPIHLACSNSLPCTDVDLIDIQLRSSIKYQGLLQQAVCWNSYGTSQGPLLPSSIHYCLRSGGGSIKRIARSHETLCY, encoded by the exons ATGAAGAGGAACAGAAGCTTCTGTCAACTATTTTTGCTCTCCTTTTTGGTGATTGTGATAACTATTATCACCTTCTCTATAATCTCAgtagaagcaaggaagaacaaTCATCGCCAAAACATGATTAACAAAAGACTCCCCAAACGTCACACAAGAGGGAGAGCCACATCACCATCGCCATCTCCGTCGCCGTCTCCACCAATGTCCACCAACACTTTTGACATTATGTCCTTTGGGGCAAAGGGCAATGGAATTTCTGATGATTCACAG GCACTTGTAGTTGCATGGAGAAGTGCATGCAAAGTTGGTGGTGCTACAGTTTTAGTTCCATCTAAACTCAAATTCTTTCTCAAACCCCTCACTTTACAAGGCCCTTGTATGCCAGATCTCACTCTTCAG ATTGATGGAACTCTAGTGGCTCCAGAAGAGGCATCTTCATGGCCAAAATCAAGTTTATATCAGTGGATAAATTTCAAATGGCTACAGAACTTCACACTCAAAGGATCTGGAACTCTTGATGGCCAAGGCTCTAATTGGTGGACTACTTCCTCCTCTTCAGAACCTTATAATTATGAGACCCAG AAGAGCTACTCTAAACACATTCCATACATGAAGCCAACT gctgtgagattcTATTCTAGCAACCATATAACAGTTCGTGATATCAGAATCATAAACAGTCCCTTATGCCATCTAAAATTTGATAACTCAAAGGGGATTCAAGTTTCCAACATTACAATTTCTTCCCCACAGAATAGCCCTAACACTGATGGAATTCACTTGCAGAACACACACGATGTGCAAATTCAGCACTCTGATATTCAAACTG GAGATGACTGTGTATCCATCCAAACCGGTTGCTCTAAGGTTCATGTCCACCATATTATGTGTGGCCCCGGCCATGGTATAAG TGTCATTTTAACATCTCACAGGGGAGGGGAGTggaattttccttttttattgtgttttctaTCTGACATCATAGTTGAGGATATCTCAATGAAAAATACTCTATATGGAGCAAGGATCAAAACATGGCAg ggTGGGAATGGTATGGTTAAAAATGTGAGATTCTCAAGAATCCAAGTGTATGATGTTATGTATCCAATAATGATAGACCAATACTATTGTGACAAGCATGCGTGTAAGAACGAAACAGAAGCAGTGGTGATTTCAGGTGTTAAGTTCAAGCAAATAAGTGGGACTTATGGGGTGCAACCTATCCATCTAGCGTGCAGCAACTCCTTACCATGCACCGACGTTGACTTAATTGACATTCAACTTAGATCCTCTATTAAGTACCAAGGTTTATTAcagcaagctgtgtgttggaaCTCTTATGGAACTTCTCAAGGACCTTTGCTACCTTCAAGCATTCATTATTGCTTAAGAAGTGGTGGTGGATCAATCAAGAGGATAGCAAGGTCACATGAGACTTTATGTTACTAA